From the Pseudomonas baltica genome, one window contains:
- a CDS encoding GNAT family N-acetyltransferase, whose protein sequence is MSIPQYAALQAAARPLLNKFYRQHRSAMRLPPDAQGWVARDAEIIAGLCLTPVARGQWLTGLLVTPGWRGRGVAHALIDASIAAGPVWLFCHPQLRGFYERVEFDVAETLPPALAERLRRYQQSKELIAMQRG, encoded by the coding sequence ATGTCCATACCCCAGTACGCTGCGCTGCAAGCCGCTGCTCGCCCACTGCTGAACAAGTTCTACCGCCAACACCGCTCTGCCATGCGCTTGCCCCCGGATGCTCAAGGCTGGGTCGCACGTGACGCCGAAATCATCGCTGGCTTGTGCCTGACCCCGGTGGCTCGGGGTCAATGGCTGACGGGTTTGCTGGTGACACCAGGCTGGCGGGGGCGCGGCGTGGCGCACGCGCTGATCGACGCCTCGATCGCTGCAGGGCCAGTATGGTTGTTCTGTCATCCGCAGTTGCGTGGATTCTATGAGCGGGTCGAGTTCGATGTCGCCGAGACACTGCCGCCAGCGCTGGCAGAGCGCCTCAGGCGCTATCAGCAGAGCAAAGAGTTGATTGCGATGCAGCGGGGGTGA
- a CDS encoding CsbD family protein, which produces MSGTKDKVKGAVNEAVGNVKQGVGKATGSAKMQAEGKVQERKGEAQKTVGKVKDTVSKKH; this is translated from the coding sequence ATGAGTGGCACTAAAGATAAAGTGAAAGGTGCGGTAAACGAAGCAGTCGGTAACGTCAAGCAAGGCGTCGGCAAAGCCACTGGCAGCGCCAAGATGCAAGCTGAAGGTAAAGTGCAGGAACGCAAAGGCGAAGCACAGAAAACCGTCGGCAAGGTCAAAGATACTGTGAGCAAGAAGCATTAA
- a CDS encoding YihY/virulence factor BrkB family protein, protein MIFPTLRNLSLGQVMVRTVKEFVDDEMSTYASALAYQMLFSLFPFILFLIALIGFLHLPDFFSWLRMQAGMVLPPQALDLVNPVIDQLQTSKSGLLSVGIVVALWSASAGIRLLMSAMNAAYDVPEERPVWKRLPLSVLYTVGIAGMLLAAAALMVLGPQVMNWIAAQIGLEDIVVTLWTIARWPVIIILMMVAVALMYYVLPDVKQEFRFITPGSVLAVVIWIIASLGFAFYVKTFADYNAMYGSIGAIIVLLLYFYISSAVLLLGAEMNAVIEHMSTEGKAKGQKDADAPMEEKHATVLGHTHSPSPVAPPPPTGSMTR, encoded by the coding sequence ATGATTTTCCCCACATTACGTAATTTGTCGTTGGGCCAGGTCATGGTCAGGACGGTCAAAGAGTTCGTCGACGACGAGATGTCGACCTATGCCTCGGCATTGGCCTATCAGATGCTGTTCTCACTGTTCCCATTCATCCTCTTTCTGATCGCCTTGATCGGTTTCCTGCATTTGCCTGATTTCTTCTCCTGGCTGCGCATGCAGGCGGGGATGGTCTTGCCGCCTCAGGCGCTGGATCTGGTCAATCCGGTGATCGACCAATTACAGACTTCCAAGAGTGGCTTGTTGTCGGTGGGTATCGTCGTCGCGCTGTGGAGTGCGTCGGCGGGTATCCGCCTGCTGATGAGCGCGATGAACGCCGCTTACGATGTTCCGGAAGAGCGCCCGGTCTGGAAGCGTCTGCCGTTGTCCGTACTGTATACCGTCGGAATTGCTGGCATGTTGCTGGCGGCGGCGGCCCTGATGGTATTGGGGCCGCAAGTGATGAACTGGATCGCTGCGCAGATCGGCCTCGAAGACATAGTCGTCACGTTATGGACCATCGCCCGGTGGCCCGTGATCATCATTTTGATGATGGTGGCCGTGGCGCTGATGTATTACGTGCTGCCCGACGTGAAGCAGGAGTTTCGCTTCATCACCCCTGGTTCTGTGTTGGCGGTGGTGATCTGGATCATCGCATCACTGGGCTTCGCCTTCTATGTGAAGACATTCGCCGATTACAATGCCATGTATGGCAGCATCGGCGCGATCATTGTCCTGCTGCTGTATTTCTATATTTCCTCGGCGGTGCTGTTGCTGGGGGCAGAAATGAATGCCGTGATCGAGCATATGTCGACGGAGGGCAAGGCCAAGGGTCAGAAGGACGCAGACGCGCCAATGGAGGAAAAACATGCCACAGTATTGGGCCACACGCACAGCCCATCTCCTGTTGCGCCGCCCCCTCCAACCGGAAGCATGACCCGATGA
- a CDS encoding DUF2790 domain-containing protein codes for MKSIAALALVGFSIIGCMPAAQAADGSSRKLAVTEYTYGTKLDIAKVVDVSPVPDVCGVVPVTMTYFDHQGQEHKIEYRVMGNGCQQG; via the coding sequence ATGAAAAGTATCGCTGCTCTCGCTCTTGTTGGTTTTTCGATTATCGGTTGCATGCCCGCTGCTCAGGCAGCTGATGGCAGCAGTCGTAAGTTGGCGGTTACCGAATATACCTACGGTACCAAGCTGGATATCGCCAAGGTCGTTGATGTTTCACCGGTTCCGGATGTGTGCGGTGTGGTGCCCGTCACCATGACTTATTTCGACCATCAGGGTCAGGAACACAAGATTGAATACCGTGTGATGGGTAACGGTTGCCAGCAAGGCTAA
- a CDS encoding LysE family translocator: protein MQFTSGFLLSLSLCLDIGVANIAMITLAMQRGFLPGFWLGLGTCFGDLAYAVLALAGMTVLLQYQSVRWVLWLGGSALLIWFAVRMLVSAVTSSNELAVAGEAGQRSSIRAFGRGVFLAMSSPSAILWFAAVGGVLISRAGASGPMGTGLFLGGFFSAGVLWCLALCGVASQGGKLLGARLLKVSYLVSAGIFVWFAVFVIMSGYREFILGAAS, encoded by the coding sequence ATGCAATTCACCAGTGGCTTCTTGCTGAGCCTGTCGTTGTGCCTGGATATCGGTGTGGCGAACATCGCCATGATCACGCTGGCCATGCAGCGGGGCTTTTTGCCTGGGTTCTGGTTGGGCCTTGGCACCTGTTTCGGTGATCTGGCCTATGCCGTACTGGCACTGGCAGGCATGACGGTGCTGCTGCAATACCAAAGCGTGCGCTGGGTGCTGTGGCTCGGCGGTTCGGCGTTGTTGATCTGGTTTGCCGTGCGCATGCTGGTGTCGGCAGTCACTAGCAGCAACGAGCTGGCAGTGGCGGGCGAGGCCGGGCAGCGGTCGTCGATCAGAGCGTTTGGCCGTGGGGTGTTCCTGGCGATGTCGTCACCCAGTGCGATTCTGTGGTTTGCGGCGGTCGGCGGCGTGTTGATTTCCCGCGCTGGGGCCTCGGGGCCGATGGGCACCGGGTTGTTTCTGGGCGGGTTCTTCAGTGCCGGGGTGTTGTGGTGTCTGGCGTTATGCGGCGTCGCCAGTCAGGGCGGCAAGCTGCTGGGCGCGCGCCTGCTGAAGGTGTCGTATCTGGTGTCGGCGGGGATTTTCGTGTGGTTCGCGGTGTTCGTGATCATGTCGGGGTACCGCGAGTTCATTCTTGGGGCCGCATCATGA
- the def gene encoding peptide deformylase codes for MIRDILKMGDERLLRIAPPVPEALIGTEELDALIADMFETMEHVGGVGLAAPQIGIDMQLVIFGFERSERYPEAEPVPQTVLLNPLITPLSPTVEEGWEGCLSVPGLRGVVERYQHIRYEGVDPQGRPIQRVAHGFHARVVQHECDHLIGRLYPSRIRDFTRFGFTEVLFPGLDPNADD; via the coding sequence ATGATCCGCGACATTCTGAAAATGGGTGACGAGCGTCTGCTGCGAATCGCCCCACCCGTGCCTGAAGCCTTGATCGGTACCGAGGAGCTCGATGCGCTGATCGCCGATATGTTCGAAACCATGGAGCATGTCGGTGGCGTCGGTCTTGCCGCGCCGCAGATCGGCATCGACATGCAGTTGGTGATATTTGGTTTCGAGCGCAGTGAGCGTTACCCAGAAGCCGAGCCGGTGCCGCAGACCGTGTTGCTCAACCCGTTGATCACGCCGCTGAGTCCGACTGTGGAAGAGGGCTGGGAAGGGTGCTTGTCGGTGCCTGGCTTGCGCGGTGTAGTCGAGCGTTATCAGCACATTCGCTATGAAGGGGTCGATCCGCAGGGGCGACCCATTCAGCGTGTAGCCCATGGATTTCATGCGCGTGTGGTGCAACACGAATGCGATCACTTGATCGGCCGGTTGTATCCGTCGCGCATTCGCGACTTCACCCGGTTCGGGTTCACCGAGGTGTTATTTCCAGGGCTCGATCCCAACGCCGACGATTGA
- the alkB gene encoding DNA oxidative demethylase AlkB, with translation MNLLAPPKKSEKTQVQYTLGLFDDLPGAPGGVRAIGGQAFVLEGFALPYIAALLPLLDSIKRRAQIRHMVTPGGFTMSVGLTNCGSLGWVSDRQGYRYSAVDPLSGEPWPALPPLMLELAREAAQKAGFEHFDPDACLINHYAPGARMSLHQDRDEKQLGEPIVSVSLGLPATFLFGGFERSDRTQRVPLVHGDVVVWGGADRLRFHGVLPIKPAEHSLLGPWRINCTFRKAGH, from the coding sequence ATGAACCTACTGGCTCCCCCCAAAAAATCGGAGAAAACCCAGGTGCAATACACCCTAGGCCTGTTCGACGATCTGCCCGGCGCACCGGGTGGCGTGCGCGCCATCGGCGGTCAGGCATTCGTGCTCGAAGGCTTCGCCCTGCCCTACATCGCCGCGCTGCTGCCATTGCTGGACAGCATCAAACGCCGCGCACAGATCCGTCACATGGTCACCCCTGGCGGTTTCACCATGTCCGTCGGCCTCACCAATTGCGGGTCCCTCGGCTGGGTCAGCGACCGCCAGGGTTACCGCTACTCGGCCGTCGATCCCCTAAGCGGCGAGCCTTGGCCCGCGCTGCCGCCGCTGATGCTGGAACTGGCGCGCGAGGCCGCGCAGAAAGCCGGTTTCGAGCACTTCGATCCGGATGCCTGCCTGATCAATCACTACGCGCCGGGTGCGCGCATGTCACTGCATCAGGACCGCGACGAAAAACAACTGGGCGAACCCATTGTTTCTGTTTCATTGGGCTTGCCTGCGACGTTTTTATTTGGTGGCTTCGAGCGCAGCGACCGTACCCAGCGTGTTCCGCTGGTCCATGGCGACGTAGTGGTATGGGGCGGTGCCGACCGGCTGCGCTTTCATGGCGTATTACCGATCAAACCTGCCGAGCATTCATTGCTGGGCCCTTGGAGGATCAATTGCACTTTTCGCAAGGCAGGGCATTAA